A region from the Streptosporangium sp. NBC_01756 genome encodes:
- a CDS encoding methionine ABC transporter permease yields the protein MTWDEMLPLLGESTWQTAQMVLWSTLFTVLIGLPLGVALIVTDRDGLLPSWALNRVLGLVVNIGRSLPFVILMIAVIPLTRLIVGTTIGTIATVVPLTLGAAPFFARLVETALLEVGRDKVQAAQAMGASRTTIVGKVLLPEAMAGLVAGLTVTVVALISYSAMAGAIGGGGLGDLAIRYGYQRFETTLMVVTVIVLIIVVQLVQTLGETVARRLARR from the coding sequence ATGACCTGGGATGAGATGCTCCCCCTGCTCGGGGAGTCGACCTGGCAGACGGCCCAGATGGTCCTGTGGTCCACCCTGTTCACCGTGCTGATCGGGCTGCCGCTCGGCGTGGCACTGATCGTCACCGACAGGGACGGGCTGCTCCCCTCATGGGCGCTGAACCGGGTGCTCGGCCTGGTCGTCAACATCGGCCGCTCGCTGCCGTTCGTCATCCTGATGATCGCGGTGATCCCGCTGACCCGGCTGATCGTGGGCACCACCATCGGCACGATCGCCACCGTGGTCCCGCTGACCCTGGGCGCCGCGCCGTTCTTCGCCCGGCTGGTGGAGACCGCGCTGCTCGAAGTCGGCCGGGACAAGGTGCAGGCGGCCCAGGCGATGGGTGCCAGCCGTACGACCATCGTGGGCAAGGTCCTGCTGCCCGAGGCGATGGCCGGCCTGGTCGCGGGACTCACCGTGACCGTGGTCGCGCTGATCTCCTACTCGGCGATGGCCGGGGCGATCGGCGGCGGCGGGCTCGGTGACCTGGCCATCCGCTACGGCTACCAGCGCTTCGAGACCACGCTCATGGTGGTCACGGTCATCGTGCTGATCATCGTCGTCCAACTCGTGCAGACCCTGGGCGAGACCGTCGCCCGCCGTCTCGCGCGTCGCTGA
- a CDS encoding GbsR/MarR family transcriptional regulator, with the protein MSATRRRAFITSVGDLLASWNLPHATGRVYGLLLVTEEAISLDAIAAELELSKGAVSTAVRQLDSWGLAKVIPQPGSRRLLVEATGGIESLLAASHSRARTLIAALRDGEDLVDPGPAQDRLRDVIGLFAGYVEVGSQLLSRYRR; encoded by the coding sequence GTGAGCGCGACCAGGCGTCGCGCGTTCATCACCTCGGTGGGTGACCTGCTGGCCTCATGGAACCTCCCGCACGCGACCGGCCGCGTCTACGGACTGCTGCTGGTGACCGAGGAGGCGATCTCTCTCGATGCGATCGCCGCCGAGCTCGAACTGAGCAAGGGGGCGGTGAGCACCGCGGTGCGGCAGCTGGACTCCTGGGGACTTGCCAAGGTGATCCCGCAGCCCGGCAGCCGCAGACTCCTGGTCGAAGCCACGGGAGGGATCGAGTCACTGCTGGCAGCAAGCCATTCGCGGGCCAGAACCCTGATCGCCGCCCTGCGCGACGGCGAGGACCTGGTCGATCCCGGCCCGGCGCAAGACCGGCTCCGAGACGTGATCGGACTGTTCGCCGGCTATGTCGAGGTCGGGAGCCAGCTGCTCAGTAGATACCGCCGGTAG
- the lon gene encoding endopeptidase La — protein MSESLILPVLPLDDEVVLPGMVVPLDLSENEVRAAIDAAQALSDNKPEVLLVPRIDGRYGSVGVRAIVEQVGRLPGGEPAAVVRGVDRVRVGTGTTGPGAALWVQATVIEAVPTGERAEELAKEYKALSTTILQKRGAWQVVDAVNQMDDPSVLADSSGYAPWLNTPRKAEILQTADPADRLEKLVEWAREHLAELDVAETIRKDVQEGMEKQQREFLLRQQLAAVRKELSELNGSSPETEEEDYRARVEAADLPEKVREAALKEVDKLERTSDQSPETGWIRTWLDTVLDLPWNERTEDSYDIAAARAVLDADHTGLDDVKDRIIEYLAVRGRRAEKGLGVVGGRRSGAVLALAGPPGVGKTSLGESVARAMGRKFVRVALGGVRDEAEIRGHRRTYVGAQSGRIVRAIREAGSMNPVVLLDEVDKVGSDYRGDPTAALLEVLDPAQNHTFRDHYLEVELDLSDVLFLATANVLEAIPGPLLDRMEIVTLDGYTEDEKVAIARDHLLPRQLDKAGLTTEDVTVEEDALRRLAGEYTREAGVRSLERSIARILRKVTANVALGEGELPVTVGDLVPYLGRPRHVPESSLPESRQRTSVPGVATGLAVTGAGGDVLYVEASLADPETGDTGLTLTGQLGDVMKESAKIALSYLRSRGAELELPVASLKDRSVHVHFPAGAVPKDGPSAGVTLTTALASLLSGRPVRNDVAMTGEVSLTGRVLPIGGVKQKLLAAHRAGITTVLIPARNEPDLDDVPEAVRNELTVHVVSDVREVLEIALTPAKVAERVVA, from the coding sequence ATGAGTGAGAGCTTGATCCTCCCGGTCCTTCCGCTCGACGACGAGGTCGTGCTGCCGGGCATGGTGGTTCCGCTGGACCTGTCGGAGAACGAGGTCCGGGCCGCGATCGACGCGGCTCAGGCTCTCAGCGACAACAAGCCAGAGGTGCTGCTCGTTCCCCGGATCGACGGGCGATACGGTTCCGTGGGCGTCCGTGCCATCGTCGAGCAGGTGGGCAGACTGCCCGGTGGCGAGCCCGCCGCCGTGGTGCGCGGTGTCGACCGCGTCCGCGTGGGCACCGGCACGACCGGTCCCGGCGCGGCTCTGTGGGTGCAGGCCACCGTGATCGAGGCCGTCCCGACCGGTGAGCGCGCCGAGGAGCTGGCCAAGGAGTACAAGGCGCTGAGCACCACGATCCTGCAGAAGCGGGGTGCGTGGCAGGTCGTCGACGCGGTCAACCAGATGGACGACCCGTCGGTCCTCGCCGACAGCTCCGGCTACGCCCCCTGGCTGAACACGCCGCGTAAGGCCGAGATCCTGCAGACCGCCGACCCGGCCGACCGGTTGGAGAAGCTGGTCGAGTGGGCGCGTGAGCACCTGGCGGAGCTCGACGTGGCCGAGACGATCCGCAAGGACGTCCAGGAAGGCATGGAGAAGCAGCAGCGCGAGTTCCTGCTCCGCCAGCAGCTCGCCGCGGTCCGCAAGGAGCTGTCCGAGCTCAACGGCTCCTCCCCGGAGACCGAGGAGGAGGACTACCGTGCCCGCGTCGAGGCGGCCGACCTGCCCGAGAAGGTGCGCGAGGCCGCGCTCAAGGAGGTCGACAAGCTGGAGCGGACCTCCGACCAGTCTCCCGAGACCGGCTGGATCCGCACCTGGCTCGACACCGTCCTCGACCTCCCGTGGAACGAGCGGACCGAGGATTCCTACGACATCGCCGCGGCCCGCGCCGTCCTCGACGCCGACCACACCGGCCTCGACGACGTCAAGGACCGCATCATCGAATACCTCGCCGTCCGCGGCCGCCGGGCCGAGAAGGGCCTCGGCGTGGTCGGCGGGCGCCGCAGCGGCGCCGTGCTCGCGCTGGCCGGGCCTCCGGGAGTCGGCAAGACCTCGCTGGGCGAGTCCGTGGCCCGCGCGATGGGCCGCAAGTTCGTCCGGGTCGCCCTCGGCGGCGTCCGCGACGAGGCCGAGATCCGCGGTCACCGGCGCACCTACGTCGGCGCCCAGTCCGGCCGGATCGTCCGCGCCATCCGCGAAGCCGGGTCGATGAACCCGGTCGTGCTGCTGGACGAGGTCGACAAGGTCGGCTCCGACTACCGGGGGGACCCGACGGCCGCGCTGCTGGAGGTGCTCGACCCGGCGCAGAACCACACCTTCCGCGACCACTACCTGGAGGTCGAGCTCGACCTCAGCGACGTGCTCTTCCTGGCGACCGCCAACGTGCTGGAGGCCATCCCCGGCCCGCTGCTGGACCGCATGGAGATCGTGACGCTCGACGGCTACACCGAGGACGAGAAGGTCGCGATCGCCCGCGACCACCTGCTCCCGCGCCAGCTCGACAAGGCCGGCCTCACCACCGAGGACGTCACCGTCGAAGAGGACGCGCTGCGCAGGCTGGCGGGCGAATACACCCGGGAGGCCGGGGTCCGGTCCCTGGAGCGCTCGATCGCCAGGATCCTGCGCAAGGTGACCGCCAACGTCGCCCTCGGCGAGGGCGAGCTGCCCGTGACGGTGGGCGACCTGGTCCCCTATCTCGGCCGTCCGCGCCACGTGCCGGAGTCCTCGCTTCCGGAGTCCCGCCAGCGTACGTCGGTGCCCGGCGTGGCGACCGGTCTCGCGGTCACCGGTGCCGGTGGCGACGTCCTCTACGTGGAGGCCTCGCTGGCCGACCCGGAGACCGGCGACACCGGCCTGACCCTCACCGGTCAGCTCGGTGACGTGATGAAGGAGTCGGCCAAGATCGCGCTGTCCTACCTGCGCTCTCGCGGCGCGGAGCTGGAGCTGCCGGTGGCGTCGCTCAAGGACCGCTCGGTGCACGTCCACTTCCCCGCGGGCGCGGTGCCCAAGGACGGCCCGTCGGCGGGTGTCACCCTGACCACGGCCCTGGCCTCGCTGCTCTCGGGCCGTCCGGTCAGGAACGACGTGGCGATGACCGGCGAGGTCTCCCTCACCGGCCGGGTGCTGCCCATCGGCGGGGTCAAGCAGAAGCTGCTGGCCGCGCACCGGGCGGGCATCACCACCGTGCTGATCCCGGCCCGCAACGAGCCCGACCTGGACGACGTCCCCGAGGCCGTGCGCAACGAGCTCACCGTTCACGTGGTGAGCGACGTGCGCGAGGTTCTGGAGATCGCGCTCACCCCGGCCAAGGTCGCCGAGCGCGTCGTCGCCTGA
- a CDS encoding methionine ABC transporter ATP-binding protein: MIDVSGLRKVYRDRGREVVAIDGVDLHVREGEIFGVLGQSGAGKSTLLRCVNLLERPTGGTVTVAGQELTALREAELRGARQRIGMIHQHFALLSSRTVAGNVAFPLEVMKVAKAERARRVAELLELVGLADKAGAHPAQLSGGQKQRVGIARALAGKPSVLLSDEATSALDPGTTQSILGLLKSLNRELGLTILLITHEMNVVKSICDSAAIMRNGLIEESGALRDLIAKPGSRLTAELFPLPAPDPGSVTITFTGQADEPVVSEVVRKFDVDVNILGGALEEVAGVSVGRLRLRLTGDERAAALTYLAERGLLVEESR, from the coding sequence GTGATTGATGTGTCGGGCCTGCGGAAGGTCTATCGAGATAGGGGGCGCGAGGTGGTCGCCATCGACGGCGTCGACCTCCACGTCCGCGAGGGTGAGATCTTCGGTGTGCTGGGGCAGAGCGGTGCCGGCAAGAGCACCCTGCTGCGCTGCGTGAACCTTCTGGAACGGCCCACCGGGGGCACCGTCACCGTGGCCGGGCAGGAGCTGACCGCGCTGCGGGAGGCCGAGCTGCGCGGTGCCCGGCAGCGGATCGGGATGATCCACCAGCATTTCGCCCTGCTGTCCTCCCGTACGGTGGCCGGAAACGTTGCCTTCCCCCTTGAGGTCATGAAGGTCGCCAAGGCCGAACGGGCCAGGCGTGTCGCCGAGTTGCTGGAGCTGGTCGGACTGGCCGACAAGGCCGGGGCGCACCCGGCGCAGCTGTCCGGCGGGCAGAAACAGCGGGTCGGCATCGCCCGGGCGCTGGCCGGCAAGCCCTCGGTGCTGCTGTCGGACGAGGCCACCTCGGCGCTCGACCCGGGCACCACGCAGTCGATCCTGGGGCTGCTCAAAAGCCTGAACCGGGAGCTCGGCCTGACCATCCTGTTGATCACCCATGAGATGAACGTGGTGAAGTCGATCTGCGACTCGGCCGCCATCATGCGCAACGGTCTGATAGAGGAGTCCGGAGCACTGAGAGACCTGATCGCCAAGCCGGGCTCCCGCCTCACCGCGGAGCTGTTCCCCCTCCCCGCGCCGGATCCCGGCAGCGTCACGATCACCTTCACCGGGCAGGCCGACGAGCCGGTGGTCTCGGAGGTGGTCCGCAAGTTCGACGTGGACGTCAACATCCTCGGCGGAGCGCTGGAGGAGGTGGCCGGCGTCTCCGTCGGGCGCCTGCGCCTGCGTCTCACCGGTGATGAGCGCGCCGCCGCCCTGACCTACCTGGCCGAGCGCGGTCTCCTGGTGGAGGAGAGCCGATGA
- a CDS encoding Fic family protein produces MLYETPRLEAMDETALGEIEEMRRDLKYRLAETHRWDGQLRRQLQARAIQGSNSIEGYHASVEDIESIMAGEDPLEASAGVAREISGYQQALTYVRFLSRALVFRFDAGLLHALNFMMIGHHVDKTPGIVRPGGIYVRNSATGEVVYEGPDAGEVPALLGELVDWLNAGDLDAPSYVRAAMAHFNLVSIHPWRDGNGRMSRALQTLVLGRDQITTPEFSSIEEWLGHGRNTYDYYDALAGRQFGRWRPHGDTLHWVRFCLRAHHLQAQQVRRRLSEAGEVWMLLEERTDADGLNPRTVSALYEVFVNRRLRRTRYQLDESLSQGQAARDLRDLAAKGWLRPYGETKGRFYAPGPRMQVIKDDFAARVVPLRDPYRKE; encoded by the coding sequence ATGCTGTACGAAACGCCTCGGCTCGAGGCCATGGACGAGACGGCGCTCGGCGAGATCGAGGAGATGCGCCGCGACCTGAAATACCGTCTCGCGGAGACGCATCGCTGGGACGGGCAGTTGCGCCGCCAGCTCCAGGCGCGGGCGATCCAGGGGTCCAACTCGATCGAGGGCTACCACGCCAGCGTCGAGGACATCGAGTCGATCATGGCCGGTGAGGATCCGCTGGAGGCCTCCGCCGGTGTGGCCAGAGAGATCTCCGGTTACCAGCAGGCGCTGACCTACGTGCGGTTCCTGTCGCGCGCCCTGGTGTTCAGGTTCGACGCCGGCCTGCTCCACGCGCTCAACTTCATGATGATCGGGCACCACGTGGACAAGACCCCGGGCATCGTACGGCCGGGCGGCATCTATGTCCGAAACTCCGCGACGGGTGAGGTCGTCTACGAGGGGCCGGACGCCGGGGAGGTGCCGGCGCTGCTGGGTGAGCTGGTCGACTGGCTCAACGCGGGCGACCTCGACGCGCCGAGCTACGTGCGGGCGGCGATGGCCCATTTCAACCTGGTGAGCATCCACCCCTGGCGGGACGGCAACGGCCGGATGTCCCGGGCGCTGCAGACGCTCGTGCTCGGCCGCGACCAGATCACCACCCCGGAGTTCTCCTCGATCGAGGAGTGGCTGGGGCATGGCCGGAACACCTATGACTACTACGACGCGCTCGCCGGGAGGCAGTTCGGCCGGTGGCGGCCGCACGGGGATACGCTGCACTGGGTGCGCTTCTGCCTGCGCGCCCACCACCTGCAGGCCCAGCAGGTCCGGCGGCGCCTGTCGGAGGCGGGGGAGGTGTGGATGCTGCTGGAGGAGCGGACCGACGCCGACGGACTGAACCCCCGGACCGTGTCGGCGCTCTATGAAGTGTTCGTCAACCGGCGGCTGCGCCGCACCCGATACCAGCTGGACGAGTCGCTCAGCCAGGGGCAGGCGGCCAGGGATCTGCGAGATCTCGCGGCCAAGGGCTGGCTGCGGCCGTACGGGGAGACCAAGGGGCGTTTCTACGCGCCCGGCCCGAGGATGCAGGTGATCAAGGACGACTTCGCCGCCCGGGTGGTTCCGCTCCGTGATCCCTATAGGAAAGAGTGA
- a CDS encoding acyl-CoA synthetase has translation MHPGAIAATSPDKPAVIMADSGQVVTFRELDEESNRLAHLFRAAGLQPGDHIAFMLENHPLFLVVAWAAHRSGLYYTAISSRLKTDELAYIVDNCGARVFISSATLAEVATSITPATPNVELRLMLDGVAPGFRSFEEAVAAHPATSVEDECQGADMLYSSGTTGRPKGVKPTLSEAPLDTPGPLLQLIRFLFAPSADSVYLSPAPLYHAAPLRYCMNFQRLGATLVVMERFDPEQALALIEKYGVTHSQWVPTMFIKMLKLPEPVRARYDLSSLECAIHAAAPCPVPVKEQMIAWWGPIIHEYYAGTEGNGFLYVGSEDWLKHRGTVGRSLSGVVHVCDEDGNEVAPGEHGTVYFGEGPQFVYHGDEDKTRSSRDPLGRGWTTLGDIGYLDEEGFLYLTDRRSYMIISGGVNIYPQEAENVLSVHPKVADVAVFGVPDEEMGEQVKAVVQPVSMDLAGPALAAELIDYCRSQLASYKCPASVDFREELPRHPTGKLYKRLLRDEYWPQA, from the coding sequence ATGCACCCGGGAGCCATCGCGGCGACCTCGCCGGACAAGCCCGCTGTGATCATGGCGGACTCAGGTCAGGTCGTGACCTTCCGCGAGTTGGACGAGGAGTCCAACCGCCTCGCCCACCTGTTCCGCGCCGCCGGGCTCCAGCCGGGTGACCACATCGCCTTCATGCTGGAGAACCACCCCCTGTTCCTGGTGGTCGCCTGGGCCGCGCACCGGTCCGGCCTCTACTACACGGCCATCAGCTCGCGACTGAAGACCGACGAACTCGCCTACATCGTCGACAACTGCGGGGCGCGGGTCTTCATCTCCTCCGCGACGCTGGCCGAGGTCGCCACCTCGATCACCCCCGCCACGCCGAATGTCGAGCTCAGACTCATGCTGGACGGCGTCGCCCCCGGCTTCCGCTCCTTCGAGGAGGCAGTGGCCGCCCATCCCGCCACCTCCGTCGAGGACGAGTGCCAGGGCGCGGACATGCTCTACTCCTCCGGCACCACCGGCCGGCCCAAGGGCGTCAAACCCACCCTGTCCGAAGCCCCGCTGGACACGCCGGGGCCGCTGCTGCAGCTCATCCGGTTCCTGTTCGCGCCGTCCGCCGACAGTGTCTACCTCTCCCCGGCGCCGCTCTACCACGCCGCCCCGCTGCGCTACTGCATGAACTTCCAGCGCCTGGGTGCGACGCTCGTGGTGATGGAGCGGTTCGACCCCGAGCAGGCGCTCGCGCTGATCGAGAAGTACGGTGTCACGCACTCGCAGTGGGTGCCGACCATGTTCATCAAGATGCTCAAGCTGCCGGAGCCGGTGCGGGCACGGTACGACCTCTCGTCGCTGGAGTGCGCGATCCACGCCGCCGCGCCCTGCCCCGTCCCGGTCAAGGAGCAGATGATCGCGTGGTGGGGGCCGATCATTCACGAGTACTACGCGGGGACCGAGGGCAACGGCTTCCTCTACGTCGGTTCGGAGGACTGGCTCAAGCACCGGGGCACGGTCGGCCGTTCGCTGAGCGGCGTGGTGCACGTGTGCGACGAGGACGGCAACGAGGTGGCGCCGGGTGAGCACGGCACGGTCTACTTCGGGGAGGGCCCCCAGTTCGTCTACCACGGAGACGAGGACAAGACGAGATCCTCGCGGGACCCGCTGGGCCGCGGCTGGACCACCCTCGGTGACATCGGCTATCTCGACGAGGAGGGGTTTCTCTACCTCACCGACCGGCGCTCCTACATGATCATTTCTGGTGGGGTGAACATCTATCCGCAGGAGGCCGAGAACGTCCTTTCGGTCCATCCGAAGGTGGCGGACGTGGCGGTCTTCGGTGTCCCGGACGAGGAGATGGGCGAGCAGGTCAAGGCCGTCGTCCAGCCCGTCTCCATGGACCTCGCCGGTCCGGCGCTCGCGGCCGAGCTGATCGACTACTGCCGCTCCCAGCTGGCGTCCTACAAGTGCCCCGCGTCGGTGGACTTCCGCGAGGAGCTTCCCCGGCATCCCACGGGGAAGCTCTACAAGCGCCTCCTGCGCGACGAGTACTGGCCGCAGGCCTAG
- a CDS encoding alpha/beta fold hydrolase: MREMPGQAVPVNGRHVYVEESGQGQDWVVFEAGQGCGRTCWDPVLPPLAGRARLVAYDRAGRVLSGRAPRQLGVDDMAADLVAMTEAVVPGEFVLVAHSMGGLVARLAAERLGSRLRGLLLVDALPETSPVYDTWDQTTKKIDRMMAVVQTLTRFQPLARLFTGNVRRLFSADTYQSMLAEDFTPAGTSQTRKEIQAVAAAVPRFRAQPPRLPKCPTIVLSAARAAKGRERQHAAIREHQRRYAGSLPDGRHEEVDSGHFIQAEQPHLVAERIRELL; the protein is encoded by the coding sequence ATGCGGGAGATGCCAGGGCAGGCGGTGCCGGTGAACGGCCGGCACGTCTATGTCGAGGAGTCCGGCCAGGGGCAGGACTGGGTGGTCTTCGAGGCGGGCCAAGGCTGCGGCCGGACCTGCTGGGACCCGGTGTTACCGCCGCTGGCCGGCAGGGCGCGGCTGGTGGCCTACGACCGGGCCGGCCGCGTGCTCAGCGGCCGCGCCCCCCGGCAACTCGGCGTCGACGACATGGCCGCCGACCTGGTTGCGATGACCGAGGCCGTCGTCCCGGGCGAGTTCGTGCTCGTCGCGCACAGCATGGGCGGGCTGGTCGCCCGTCTCGCCGCCGAACGCCTGGGATCCCGGCTGCGGGGGCTGCTGCTGGTCGACGCCCTACCGGAGACCTCCCCGGTGTACGACACCTGGGACCAGACCACCAAGAAGATCGACCGCATGATGGCCGTGGTGCAGACGCTCACCCGTTTCCAACCCCTGGCGCGACTGTTCACCGGCAACGTCCGGCGCTTGTTCTCCGCTGACACCTACCAGTCCATGCTCGCCGAGGACTTCACCCCCGCCGGAACCTCCCAGACCCGCAAGGAGATCCAGGCGGTGGCCGCCGCCGTCCCGCGGTTCCGCGCCCAGCCGCCCCGACTCCCGAAATGCCCGACGATCGTGCTGTCTGCGGCCCGCGCCGCCAAAGGGCGGGAGCGCCAGCACGCCGCCATCCGCGAGCACCAGCGCCGATACGCCGGCAGCCTGCCCGACGGGCGTCATGAAGAGGTCGACTCGGGGCATTTCATCCAGGCCGAGCAGCCACACCTCGTCGCCGAGCGAATCCGCGAACTCCTCTGA
- a CDS encoding alpha/beta fold hydrolase: protein MPVVFSHGAGADHVMFDAQSEYLRARGYRVVAWDMRGHGLSRPAGVRFTADQAIADLCALIEHLALDQPVLVGQSLGGNLGQAVVRRHPDLARALIVIDSTWNTAPLSWKERLLLKAAAPSLSMISAKRLPGMMAEASAVTEGARADARRAFSQLSKKEFVQVWRATVELLDPDPRYRTPVPLCLIRGERDHTGNIASAMPGWARAEGVEEIVIPGAGHISNQDNPHAVNAAIEAFLRGVSASKQAQR, encoded by the coding sequence GTGCCGGTGGTGTTCTCGCACGGCGCCGGGGCCGATCACGTGATGTTCGACGCCCAGAGCGAGTACCTGCGTGCCCGGGGGTACCGGGTCGTCGCCTGGGACATGCGCGGCCACGGCCTGTCCCGCCCGGCCGGTGTCCGGTTCACCGCCGATCAGGCGATCGCGGACCTGTGCGCGCTCATCGAGCACCTTGCGCTTGACCAGCCTGTGCTCGTGGGACAGTCCCTCGGCGGCAATCTCGGCCAGGCCGTTGTCCGGCGGCATCCCGACCTCGCCCGAGCGCTGATCGTCATCGATTCGACATGGAACACCGCACCGCTGTCATGGAAGGAGCGTCTGCTGCTGAAGGCGGCCGCGCCGAGTCTTTCGATGATCTCGGCCAAGCGCCTCCCGGGCATGATGGCCGAGGCCTCCGCGGTGACAGAGGGGGCGCGGGCAGACGCGCGACGGGCATTCTCCCAACTGTCGAAGAAGGAGTTCGTCCAGGTATGGCGGGCGACCGTCGAACTCCTCGACCCGGACCCCCGATATCGCACGCCGGTGCCGCTGTGCCTGATTCGCGGCGAGCGAGACCATACCGGCAACATCGCCTCGGCGATGCCCGGGTGGGCCAGGGCCGAAGGCGTCGAGGAGATCGTCATCCCCGGTGCGGGTCATATCTCCAACCAGGACAATCCTCATGCGGTGAACGCGGCGATCGAAGCGTTCTTGCGTGGGGTCTCGGCATCGAAGCAGGCTCAGCGGTGA
- a CDS encoding NAD(P)/FAD-dependent oxidoreductase translates to MGNTDARALFPALAPDLDGVFISGGGRVDGRTMRDALLTAAAHHGAVSAYGQAHLRPRGDGTPQVEVGHELLEADDVVVAAGAWVNGLLEPLGIRLGVEPQRGQITHLRIDGVDTSAWPSVHPLSSHYMVAFDDSRVAVGATRETGSGFDPRVTAKGQWQVLGDALRIAPGLADATFIETRVGLRPLPDGDLPIIGPIPAVQGLNVVTGFGAAGLTMAPLTGDAVARSILERHIPAEIAPFTPSV, encoded by the coding sequence GTGGGCAACACGGACGCCCGCGCCCTCTTCCCCGCGTTGGCCCCCGACCTGGACGGCGTGTTCATCTCGGGCGGCGGCCGGGTCGACGGGCGCACCATGCGCGACGCGCTCCTGACCGCCGCGGCGCACCACGGCGCGGTCTCCGCGTACGGCCAGGCCCACCTGCGCCCGCGCGGCGACGGGACCCCCCAGGTGGAGGTGGGCCACGAACTACTGGAGGCCGATGACGTCGTCGTGGCTGCCGGCGCCTGGGTGAACGGGCTGCTCGAACCCCTCGGCATCCGGCTCGGCGTCGAGCCGCAGCGGGGGCAGATCACGCACCTTCGGATCGACGGTGTGGACACGAGCGCCTGGCCGTCGGTGCATCCCCTGTCGAGCCACTACATGGTCGCGTTCGACGACTCCCGGGTGGCCGTCGGCGCGACGAGGGAGACGGGCAGCGGCTTCGACCCGAGGGTGACGGCGAAGGGACAGTGGCAGGTCCTCGGAGACGCCCTCCGGATCGCGCCGGGACTGGCCGACGCGACCTTCATCGAGACCCGGGTGGGACTGCGTCCGCTGCCCGACGGCGACCTGCCCATCATCGGCCCGATACCGGCCGTCCAGGGCCTGAACGTCGTCACCGGCTTCGGCGCGGCGGGTCTGACCATGGCACCGCTCACCGGTGACGCCGTGGCCCGGTCGATCCTGGAGCGGCACATCCCAGCCGAGATCGCCCCCTTTACCCCCTCTGTCTGA
- a CDS encoding MetQ/NlpA family ABC transporter substrate-binding protein, whose product MRKFPAIASAIAALALTLTACGSTETATPANTSKDVAAEVLKVGASPIPHAEILKFVKDKLAAKEGLNLEIVEFTDYVQPNVQLNDGQLGANFFQHKPYLDDFNASKGTKLSYVQSVHLEPLGVYSKKLTDLTALAQNATVAMPNDATNLGRSLKLLADNGVLTLKEGVGTAATERDVTGNPKNLKFQPLEAAQLPRSLEDVDAAVINGNYALEAGLDPANKALVLEKAEGNPYANGLVVAAGNEKDPRVVKLAKLLAGPEVKQFIEQTYKGAVIPAA is encoded by the coding sequence ATGCGTAAATTCCCTGCGATCGCATCCGCGATCGCCGCCCTGGCCCTCACCCTTACGGCCTGCGGTTCGACCGAGACCGCCACGCCCGCGAACACGAGCAAGGACGTCGCCGCCGAGGTGCTCAAGGTCGGCGCGAGCCCGATCCCGCACGCGGAGATCCTGAAGTTCGTCAAGGACAAGCTCGCCGCCAAGGAGGGGCTGAACCTGGAGATCGTCGAGTTCACCGACTACGTCCAGCCGAACGTCCAGCTCAACGACGGCCAGCTCGGCGCCAACTTCTTCCAGCACAAGCCCTACCTGGACGACTTCAACGCCTCCAAGGGCACCAAGCTGAGCTACGTCCAGTCGGTCCACCTGGAGCCGCTGGGCGTCTACTCCAAGAAGCTCACCGATCTCACCGCGCTGGCCCAGAACGCGACCGTCGCCATGCCCAACGACGCCACCAACCTGGGACGGTCGCTGAAGCTGCTCGCCGACAACGGCGTGCTCACCCTGAAGGAGGGGGTCGGCACCGCGGCCACCGAGCGTGACGTGACCGGCAACCCCAAGAACCTGAAGTTCCAGCCGCTGGAGGCCGCCCAACTGCCCCGCTCGCTGGAGGACGTGGACGCGGCCGTCATCAACGGCAACTACGCCCTGGAGGCCGGCCTCGACCCGGCCAACAAGGCCCTGGTGCTGGAGAAGGCCGAGGGCAACCCCTACGCCAACGGCCTGGTCGTGGCGGCCGGCAACGAGAAGGACCCGCGCGTGGTCAAGCTCGCCAAGCTGCTCGCCGGTCCCGAGGTGAAGCAGTTCATCGAGCAGACCTACAAGGGCGCCGTCATCCCCGCCGCCTGA